A genomic window from Candidatus Andeanibacterium colombiense includes:
- a CDS encoding polysaccharide biosynthesis tyrosine autokinase gives MNTLPPDPRAQAAALDPEQQPYGLPVGIYGTGALGELMRYVLALVRRNRWLILAVIGLALIAALVATMLDTPRYTATTSIQINDQSEQVLGEELDSQASELSKATDVERFLNTQVDIMRSRGLAERVARRLELIGNARFYAALEVPAPSDSKGAAERREQVLGLLQKNLTVSLPRNSRIATISFSSADPDFSAKIANAFAEEFIQANLQRRFDSSAYARTFISEQLEEARVRLEGSEREVNAYARNAGLIRTRDNSSEEGAGSSSGGLSSVTTSSLMQINQATNQATAERIAAEGRWRTIQSSRLLSSEPVLANPTVQQLMTQRAVLEADLKKNRSRYLDGHPSIIQGEAQLASVNQQLNQVANNVRDSVKADYTAALASEQRLSQQVNQLQGATLAEQDRAVRYNTLAREADTNRSLYDGLLQRFRELNAAAGIATSNLAIIDRADRPLRPSSPNLPFNLAIALLVGVGIAAVLVFVRDQLDDLVRIPEDVEEKIQLPLLGIIPDSQSEDPAIALADPKSAISEAYGSLRGALLYSSRSGLPKVVLVTSAQPTEGKSTSAFALAAGFARMGRKVLLVDADMRRPSVHHRIGNDNRRGLSSLLVSDDPARSALVVAALPNLDLLPSGPIPPSPTELLTSPRMAALLDEFAGQYDVVLVDSPPVLGLADAPALAALSDGVVFVIESERGRRGALKTALKRLRAVHAVLLGAVLTKFDPDKSGNRYSEYYGYSYYRYEAGESASG, from the coding sequence GTGAACACTCTTCCGCCCGATCCCCGTGCACAAGCCGCGGCGCTTGATCCGGAACAGCAACCCTATGGCCTGCCGGTCGGGATCTACGGAACCGGCGCGCTCGGCGAGTTGATGCGCTATGTGCTCGCGCTGGTGCGCCGCAACCGTTGGCTGATCCTCGCTGTAATAGGCCTGGCCCTGATCGCGGCGCTGGTCGCCACGATGCTCGATACGCCGCGCTACACCGCGACGACCAGCATCCAGATCAACGACCAGAGCGAGCAGGTGCTTGGCGAAGAGCTCGACAGCCAGGCGAGCGAACTTTCGAAAGCGACCGATGTCGAACGGTTCCTCAACACCCAGGTCGATATCATGCGGAGCCGCGGGCTGGCCGAACGGGTTGCCCGTCGGCTGGAACTGATCGGCAACGCGCGGTTCTACGCCGCGTTGGAAGTTCCCGCGCCAAGCGACAGCAAGGGCGCGGCGGAGCGGCGCGAACAGGTCCTCGGCCTGCTGCAGAAGAACCTGACGGTGAGCCTGCCGCGCAACTCGCGCATCGCGACGATCTCGTTCTCCAGTGCCGATCCCGATTTTTCGGCCAAGATCGCCAATGCCTTCGCCGAGGAATTCATCCAGGCGAACCTCCAGCGGCGCTTCGACAGCTCCGCCTATGCGCGCACCTTCATTTCGGAGCAGCTTGAGGAAGCGCGGGTGCGGCTCGAGGGGTCCGAACGCGAAGTCAACGCTTACGCGCGCAATGCCGGGCTGATCCGGACGCGCGACAACAGTTCGGAAGAGGGCGCCGGCAGTAGCTCCGGCGGGCTCAGCAGCGTGACGACCTCCAGCCTGATGCAGATCAACCAGGCGACCAACCAGGCGACTGCCGAGCGGATCGCCGCCGAGGGCCGCTGGCGCACGATCCAGTCCTCGCGGCTGCTTTCCTCGGAACCGGTGCTTGCCAATCCGACCGTGCAGCAGCTGATGACCCAAAGGGCGGTGCTGGAAGCGGATCTCAAGAAGAACCGTTCGCGCTATCTCGACGGTCATCCGAGCATTATCCAGGGTGAAGCGCAGCTGGCCTCGGTCAACCAGCAGCTCAATCAGGTCGCCAACAATGTGCGCGATTCGGTGAAGGCCGACTACACCGCCGCGTTGGCGTCGGAACAGCGGCTGTCGCAGCAGGTCAACCAGTTGCAGGGCGCCACCCTGGCCGAACAGGACCGCGCGGTGCGGTACAACACCCTGGCGCGCGAGGCGGATACCAACCGCTCGCTGTATGACGGGCTGCTGCAGCGCTTCCGCGAATTGAACGCGGCGGCCGGGATTGCGACCAGCAACCTCGCGATCATCGACCGGGCCGACCGGCCGCTCAGGCCCTCGTCGCCCAACCTGCCGTTCAACCTCGCGATCGCGTTGCTCGTCGGTGTCGGCATCGCCGCGGTGCTGGTGTTCGTCCGCGACCAACTCGACGATCTGGTGCGCATCCCCGAGGATGTCGAAGAGAAGATCCAGCTGCCTTTGCTGGGGATCATTCCCGATTCCCAGTCGGAGGATCCGGCGATTGCGCTGGCCGATCCGAAGTCGGCGATCTCGGAAGCCTACGGTTCGCTGCGCGGCGCGCTGCTGTACTCAAGCCGTTCGGGCCTGCCCAAGGTGGTGCTGGTCACCAGCGCGCAGCCGACCGAAGGCAAGAGCACCAGCGCCTTCGCACTCGCCGCGGGCTTCGCGCGGATGGGCCGCAAGGTGCTGCTGGTCGATGCCGACATGCGCCGCCCTTCGGTCCACCACCGGATCGGCAACGACAACCGCCGCGGGCTTTCCTCGCTGCTGGTGTCCGACGATCCGGCGCGCAGTGCGCTGGTCGTGGCCGCGTTGCCCAATCTCGACCTGCTGCCGTCGGGCCCGATCCCGCCGAGTCCGACGGAACTGCTGACCTCGCCGCGGATGGCCGCGCTGCTCGACGAATTCGCCGGACAATACGACGTCGTGCTGGTCGACAGCCCGCCGGTGCTCGGTCTCGCCGACGCCCCGGCGCTCGCCGCCCTGTCCGATGGCGTTGTCTTCGTGATTGAATCCGAGCGCGGCCGCCGAGGCGCCCTTAAAACCGCGCTCAAGCGCCTGCGGGCGGTGCATGCGGTCCTGCTCGGCGCGGTGCTCACCAAGTTCGATCCCGACAAGTCGGGCAACCGCTATTCGGAATATTACGGATATTCCTATTACCGCTACGAAGCGGGTGAAAGCGCATCGGGCTGA
- a CDS encoding LPS export ABC transporter periplasmic protein LptC, whose product MNAPATASAEILRDRRQHFAAPGGAHDKLIRRLSTLLPAGIGVIAALMILTPLAPRGEVSFLLDRNKVAIAEDRLKVDNAMYRGEDEHGRPFSVVAGSAIQQSASEPIVNMRELEARLLLSQGPALLKANSGRYDYKNQTVAIDGVVQFTGADGYTMSARNVSVDLEKKALIGDGAVDGEIPAGTFSANRIRADLENRTVTLDGRARLRMVPGKLRNP is encoded by the coding sequence ATGAATGCACCCGCAACTGCTTCGGCGGAGATCCTGCGCGATCGGCGCCAGCATTTTGCCGCGCCGGGCGGCGCGCACGACAAGCTCATCCGCCGTCTATCGACGCTGCTCCCGGCGGGGATCGGCGTGATCGCCGCCTTGATGATCCTCACTCCGCTGGCCCCACGCGGCGAGGTGAGCTTCCTGCTCGATCGCAACAAGGTCGCGATCGCGGAGGACCGGCTCAAGGTCGACAATGCGATGTATCGCGGCGAGGACGAGCATGGCCGGCCGTTTTCGGTGGTCGCCGGCTCTGCGATCCAGCAGAGCGCAAGCGAGCCGATCGTCAACATGCGCGAGTTGGAGGCGCGGCTGTTGCTCTCCCAAGGCCCCGCACTGCTCAAAGCCAATTCGGGGCGCTACGATTACAAAAACCAGACGGTCGCGATCGACGGGGTCGTCCAGTTCACCGGCGCCGACGGTTACACGATGTCAGCGCGCAACGTGTCGGTCGATCTTGAGAAAAAGGCACTGATCGGCGATGGAGCGGTTGATGGTGAAATTCCGGCCGGGACGTTCAGTGCCAACCGGATTCGCGCCGACCTCGAAAACCGCACCGTCACGCTCGACGGCCGGGCACGGCTCCGTATGGTGCCCGGCAAGCTAAGGAATCCGTAA
- a CDS encoding uracil-DNA glycosylase produces the protein MTDHVPPSWQQALAPVLELPESRRLGGWLRAEEDAGKAIYPLRGARLRALELTPLDRVKIVILGQDPYHGPGQAHGLAFSVPEGVQVPPSLRNIYKELASDLGVQAPPHGNLERWAQQGVLLLNNALTVEAAQAGSHQNRGWEAITDAAVQAVAERAVPSVFILWGSHAKKKAMRVPALAGNTHHLVLTAPHPSPLSAHGGFFGSKPFSQANAFLAAHGRDPISW, from the coding sequence ATGACGGACCATGTTCCTCCCTCGTGGCAGCAGGCGCTCGCGCCGGTGCTGGAATTGCCCGAATCGCGGCGGCTGGGCGGCTGGCTGCGCGCCGAAGAGGATGCGGGCAAGGCGATCTATCCCCTGCGCGGGGCGCGTTTGCGGGCGCTTGAGCTGACCCCGCTCGACCGGGTCAAAATCGTGATCCTCGGGCAGGATCCGTATCACGGGCCGGGGCAGGCGCACGGGCTGGCTTTCTCGGTTCCCGAAGGCGTGCAGGTGCCGCCATCGCTGAGGAACATCTACAAGGAACTGGCGAGCGATCTTGGGGTGCAGGCGCCGCCGCACGGCAATCTCGAACGTTGGGCGCAGCAGGGCGTGCTGCTGCTGAACAATGCGCTGACGGTCGAGGCGGCGCAGGCCGGATCGCATCAAAACCGCGGCTGGGAAGCGATCACCGACGCCGCGGTGCAGGCGGTCGCGGAGCGGGCTGTGCCTTCGGTGTTCATCCTGTGGGGCAGCCATGCGAAGAAGAAGGCGATGCGGGTGCCGGCGCTTGCCGGCAACACGCATCACCTCGTGCTGACCGCGCCGCATCCCAGCCCGCTGTCGGCGCATGGCGGGTTTTTCGGCTCAAAGCCATTCAGTCAGGCCAACGCTTTCCTGGCCGCTCATGGCCGCGATCCGATCTCCTGGTGA
- a CDS encoding LptA/OstA family protein, producing the protein MARSTRLPALRTGLAGLALAAAGLAGWQQLSAQALGSFNSNAPVDFDAAKIELQDKANRVVLTGDVVIKQGDLTLRAARTTVAYTNTGSLQIQRLDAVGNVLVTRGNEAARGSAAVYDFNKRVIVMSGAVTLTRGGDTLNGGRLVIDLKTGLSSVDGRGGAVGDAKGGRVTGTFSVPKNST; encoded by the coding sequence ATGGCGAGAAGCACCCGTTTACCCGCGCTTCGGACGGGTCTGGCAGGCTTGGCGCTGGCCGCCGCGGGGCTGGCCGGATGGCAGCAGCTTTCGGCGCAGGCGCTGGGTTCGTTCAACAGCAACGCCCCGGTCGATTTCGATGCGGCCAAGATCGAACTGCAGGACAAGGCCAATCGCGTCGTGCTTACCGGCGACGTGGTGATCAAGCAGGGCGACCTCACCTTGCGCGCAGCGCGTACGACGGTTGCCTATACCAATACAGGCAGCCTGCAGATTCAGCGGCTCGACGCGGTCGGCAACGTGCTCGTCACCCGGGGTAACGAGGCGGCGCGCGGATCCGCTGCGGTTTACGATTTCAACAAGCGGGTGATCGTGATGTCGGGGGCGGTTACCCTCACCCGCGGGGGTGATACTCTGAACGGCGGACGCCTAGTGATCGACCTGAAAACCGGACTTTCCAGCGTGGACGGCCGCGGCGGTGCGGTCGGCGATGCCAAGGGCGGCCGCGTGACGGGCACCTTCAGCGTTCCCAAGAACAGCACCTAG
- a CDS encoding TauD/TfdA family dioxygenase → MSITVRPITARFGAEVSGVDISLPLDAATARKIVDIQNRWGVTVWRDTGLDDAGHVAFTRIFGDVIHAPPHKEGPRFSQPELFDASNIDRQGNILNDEKRRITNRGNRLWHIDSSFMAVRAAQSLLLCHEAPPHSAPTWFADARSAYDDLPQTMKDRIEGLQARHCYFWSRRKAGYPYTEKEIDGFQHATHPLVNIHPGSGRKALYIGAHARDIVGMERDEGRELLDELTAWATQPQYILSIEYSAGDMTIWDNLCSLHRAGDFDETLYRRDMRRTTIRDPRSPGAPGDVVQDMFRPAKECTG, encoded by the coding sequence ATGTCGATCACTGTCAGGCCGATCACCGCGCGTTTCGGCGCGGAAGTTTCGGGGGTCGATATTTCGCTGCCACTCGACGCGGCGACCGCGCGGAAAATCGTCGATATCCAGAACCGTTGGGGCGTTACCGTGTGGCGTGACACCGGGCTCGACGATGCGGGTCATGTGGCCTTCACCCGGATCTTCGGTGATGTGATCCATGCGCCGCCGCACAAGGAAGGGCCGCGCTTTTCCCAGCCTGAATTGTTCGACGCGTCGAACATCGACCGTCAGGGCAATATCCTCAACGATGAGAAGCGCCGTATCACCAACCGGGGCAACCGCCTGTGGCATATCGACAGCTCGTTCATGGCGGTGCGCGCGGCGCAGTCGCTGCTGCTGTGCCACGAAGCCCCGCCGCACAGCGCGCCGACTTGGTTCGCCGATGCGCGCAGTGCCTATGACGATCTGCCGCAGACGATGAAGGACCGGATCGAGGGCCTTCAGGCGCGCCATTGCTACTTCTGGTCGCGGCGCAAGGCCGGCTATCCCTACACCGAGAAAGAAATCGACGGCTTTCAGCACGCGACCCATCCACTGGTGAACATCCATCCCGGCTCGGGTCGCAAGGCGCTCTATATCGGCGCCCATGCGCGCGACATCGTCGGGATGGAGCGCGACGAGGGGCGCGAGCTGCTCGACGAACTCACCGCCTGGGCCACCCAGCCGCAATACATCCTCTCGATCGAATACAGTGCGGGCGACATGACGATCTGGGACAATCTCTGCAGCCTCCACCGCGCCGGCGATTTCGATGAGACGCTTTACCGCCGCGACATGCGCCGCACGACCATCCGCGATCCGCGCTCTCCGGGCGCGCCCGGTGATGTGGTGCAGGATATGTTTCGTCCGGCGAAAGAATGTACGGGATAG
- a CDS encoding TauD/TfdA family dioxygenase, giving the protein MEVNPLHPIFAAELVGADLSRAPDAELVATVEDAMARYGVLAIRDAKISDEQQKIFSRAFGPLEIPSRAKDAPDRPRGTRHFDPLIFYAGNLDHNGAIIPYGSEASKLGQGAERFHTDSSFHVMPTKWSLVHGVETPPHEAGGDTWFVDARAAYDDLPQATKNRIKPLVGVHDFWEGRRRAGLQGEITPQMRRIIPFPPAEHPLVRTMPYGRNALFVGGHCTGILGMADSEARELIEQLYAHATQEKYIYRHQWRQWDLVIWDNRCTMHAATPLLVDSYRRDMRRTTINESGPETSALQWMIDAGLVDA; this is encoded by the coding sequence ATGGAAGTTAACCCCCTGCACCCGATCTTCGCCGCGGAGCTCGTCGGTGCCGATCTGAGCCGCGCGCCCGATGCCGAGCTTGTCGCGACGGTCGAGGACGCGATGGCGCGCTACGGCGTGCTTGCGATCCGCGACGCCAAGATTTCGGACGAGCAACAAAAGATCTTCAGCCGCGCCTTTGGCCCGCTCGAAATTCCGAGCCGTGCGAAAGATGCGCCCGACCGGCCCAGGGGCACCCGCCACTTCGATCCGCTGATCTTCTATGCCGGCAACCTCGACCACAATGGCGCAATCATCCCTTACGGCTCGGAGGCCAGCAAGCTCGGCCAGGGTGCCGAACGCTTCCACACCGACAGCTCGTTCCACGTGATGCCGACCAAGTGGTCGCTGGTCCACGGGGTCGAAACCCCGCCGCATGAAGCGGGCGGCGACACCTGGTTTGTCGATGCCCGCGCCGCCTATGACGATCTGCCGCAGGCGACGAAGAACCGGATCAAGCCCCTCGTCGGCGTCCACGATTTCTGGGAAGGCCGCCGCCGCGCCGGGCTTCAGGGCGAGATCACGCCGCAGATGCGCCGGATCATCCCGTTTCCTCCGGCAGAGCATCCGCTGGTTCGCACCATGCCCTATGGGCGCAACGCGCTGTTCGTCGGCGGGCACTGCACCGGCATCCTCGGCATGGCGGACAGCGAAGCGCGCGAGCTGATCGAGCAGCTTTATGCCCATGCTACGCAGGAGAAATACATTTACCGCCACCAATGGCGGCAGTGGGACCTGGTGATCTGGGACAACCGCTGCACGATGCACGCGGCCACTCCGCTGCTGGTCGACAGCTATCGCCGCGACATGCGCCGAACCACGATCAACGAAAGCGGACCCGAAACCTCGGCGCTGCAGTGGATGATCGACGCAGGGTTGGTCGATGCCTGA
- a CDS encoding glutamate synthase subunit beta gives MGKETGFLEVDRTDRTYDDPRERVKHYKEFVIPHAEPALREQASRCMNCGIPYCHNGCPVNNIIPDWNHLVYEGDWKNALEVLHSTNNFPEFTGRVCPAPCEASCTLNIIDQPVTIKSIECAIVDRGWKEGWIEPQVPHHRTGKTVAVIGSGPAGMACAQQLARAGHSVTLFEKNDRMGGLLRYGIPDFKMEKHLVSRRLVQMQAEGVTFKTSTEVGVDISFKSLKENFDAIVMSGGAEDPRMLNIPGFEMNGVRLAMEFLTQQNKRVAGDDEIRAAPRGSLTATGKHVIVIGGGDTGSDCVGTSNRQGAASVTQIEIMPQPPEKENKLLTWPDWPMKLRTSSSHEEGVERDWAVLTKEVVGENGVVTGLKCVRADWTDGQLNEVEGSEFVLRADLILLAMGFLGPKKAGLLDQAGVTLTDRGNVEANTQDYRTSDEQVYACGDMRRGQSLVVWAIREGRQCARAVDEALMGISELPR, from the coding sequence ATGGGCAAGGAAACCGGCTTTCTCGAAGTCGACCGCACGGATCGCACCTATGACGATCCGCGGGAACGGGTGAAGCACTACAAGGAATTCGTGATCCCGCACGCAGAGCCCGCGCTCCGCGAGCAGGCGTCGCGCTGCATGAATTGCGGCATCCCCTACTGTCACAACGGCTGTCCGGTGAACAACATCATCCCGGACTGGAACCACCTCGTCTATGAAGGCGATTGGAAGAACGCGCTCGAAGTGCTGCATTCGACCAACAACTTCCCCGAGTTCACCGGCCGCGTTTGCCCCGCCCCGTGCGAGGCGAGCTGCACGCTGAACATCATCGACCAGCCAGTCACCATCAAGTCGATCGAATGCGCGATCGTCGATCGCGGGTGGAAGGAAGGCTGGATCGAGCCGCAGGTTCCTCACCATCGCACCGGCAAGACCGTCGCCGTGATCGGCTCGGGCCCCGCGGGCATGGCCTGCGCCCAGCAGCTGGCGCGCGCGGGCCATTCCGTGACCCTGTTCGAGAAGAACGACCGGATGGGCGGGCTGCTCCGCTACGGCATCCCCGACTTCAAGATGGAAAAGCACCTCGTCAGCCGCCGGTTGGTGCAGATGCAGGCCGAAGGCGTGACCTTCAAGACCTCGACCGAAGTCGGCGTCGACATCTCGTTCAAGAGCCTGAAGGAAAACTTCGACGCGATCGTGATGTCGGGCGGCGCGGAAGATCCGCGCATGCTCAACATCCCGGGCTTCGAAATGAACGGCGTGCGCCTCGCGATGGAATTCCTGACCCAGCAGAACAAGCGCGTCGCGGGTGACGACGAAATCCGCGCCGCTCCGCGCGGCAGCCTGACCGCGACCGGCAAGCATGTGATCGTGATCGGCGGCGGCGACACCGGCAGCGACTGCGTCGGCACCTCGAACCGCCAGGGCGCCGCGAGCGTGACCCAGATCGAGATCATGCCGCAGCCGCCCGAGAAGGAAAACAAGCTGCTGACCTGGCCCGACTGGCCGATGAAACTGCGCACCTCTTCAAGCCACGAAGAAGGCGTCGAGCGTGACTGGGCGGTGCTGACCAAGGAAGTGGTCGGCGAGAACGGCGTCGTCACCGGTCTCAAATGTGTCCGCGCCGACTGGACCGACGGCCAGCTCAACGAGGTCGAAGGCAGCGAATTCGTGCTGCGGGCCGATTTGATCCTGCTCGCGATGGGCTTCCTTGGACCGAAGAAGGCCGGACTGCTCGACCAGGCCGGCGTTACGCTGACCGATCGCGGAAATGTCGAGGCGAACACCCAAGACTACCGCACCAGCGACGAGCAGGTTTACGCCTGTGGCGACATGCGCCGCGGCCAGAGCCTGGTGGTGTGGGCGATCCGCGAAGGGCGCCAGTGTGCCCGCGCGGTCGATGAGGCGCTGATGGGTATTTCCGAGCTGCCGCGCTAA
- a CDS encoding polysaccharide export protein — translation MKKVRQSRLVAVLPLVALAACQPQLHPNLPVGDAAYATLDPALPPPGSSYLLSPGDVVTVNVFQEPDLTVENVAIDGAGNLYLPLIGQVQAGGRTQAEVSQDIQRAYAGGYLRNPQVAVVVKQSTSNILSVEGEVVRPGVYPIQPGSTLLTAMALAGSPTKTAKLDQVLVFRTVNGQRLGARFDLSDIRSGKAGDPLLLPGDVIVVGFSAVRGAYRDILDAAPLFNVFTRF, via the coding sequence GTGAAGAAAGTCCGACAGTCCCGGCTGGTCGCAGTGCTGCCGCTTGTTGCGCTGGCTGCGTGTCAGCCGCAGCTGCATCCGAACCTCCCGGTCGGCGATGCCGCCTATGCCACGCTGGATCCGGCGCTTCCGCCGCCGGGGAGCAGCTATCTCCTCAGTCCTGGTGACGTGGTGACGGTAAACGTATTCCAGGAACCCGATCTGACAGTGGAAAACGTCGCGATCGATGGTGCTGGCAACCTCTATCTTCCGCTGATCGGCCAAGTACAGGCCGGCGGGCGGACTCAGGCGGAGGTTTCGCAGGATATCCAGCGCGCCTATGCCGGCGGCTATCTGCGCAATCCGCAGGTTGCCGTGGTGGTGAAGCAGTCGACATCGAACATACTGTCGGTGGAAGGCGAGGTGGTCAGGCCCGGGGTCTATCCGATCCAGCCCGGCTCGACGCTGCTGACCGCAATGGCGCTGGCGGGAAGCCCTACCAAAACCGCCAAGCTCGACCAGGTACTGGTGTTCCGCACCGTGAACGGCCAGCGGCTGGGCGCCCGTTTCGATCTCAGCGATATCCGTTCAGGCAAGGCGGGCGATCCGCTATTGCTGCCAGGCGACGTGATCGTGGTCGGCTTCTCGGCGGTGCGCGGCGCGTATCGCGACATTCTCGACGCGGCGCCGCTTTTCAACGTCTTTACTCGGTTCTGA
- a CDS encoding ribonuclease D, whose amino-acid sequence MAVHFHEEDLPGDVFAPGPLAVDTETMGLITPRDRLCVVQISDGQGDEHLVRFAKGSAYDAPNLKAVLADPARIKIYHFGRFDLAAIEYYLGVTAGPVFCTKIASKLIRTFTDRHGLKYLVQELLGTDISKQQQTSDWGAPELSEAQREYAASDVRYLHRLREILIGRLEREGRTDIAQACFDFLPARARLDIAGWADKDIFSHE is encoded by the coding sequence ATGGCTGTACATTTCCACGAAGAAGATCTTCCCGGCGACGTCTTCGCCCCGGGCCCGCTTGCGGTCGATACCGAGACGATGGGCCTGATCACCCCGCGCGACCGGCTGTGCGTCGTGCAGATTTCCGACGGGCAGGGTGACGAGCATCTCGTCCGCTTCGCCAAGGGCAGCGCCTATGACGCACCAAATCTCAAGGCGGTGCTGGCGGATCCGGCGCGGATCAAGATCTATCACTTCGGACGCTTCGATCTCGCTGCGATCGAATATTACCTCGGCGTCACCGCCGGGCCGGTGTTCTGCACCAAGATCGCGAGCAAGCTGATCCGCACCTTCACCGACCGCCATGGGCTGAAATACCTGGTGCAGGAACTCCTCGGGACCGACATTTCGAAGCAGCAGCAGACCTCCGACTGGGGCGCCCCCGAGCTGAGCGAAGCGCAGCGCGAATATGCGGCCTCCGACGTGCGCTATCTCCATCGCCTGCGCGAGATCCTGATCGGGCGGCTTGAACGTGAAGGCCGCACCGACATCGCCCAGGCCTGCTTCGATTTCCTCCCGGCGCGGGCGCGGCTCGATATCGCCGGCTGGGCCGACAAGGACATTTTCAGCCACGAATAG